A DNA window from Chelativorans sp. AA-79 contains the following coding sequences:
- a CDS encoding TRAP transporter permease produces the protein MSGAEKKEAKNSTTVIAKGVDEEPLATNQRSHRGSLGYAVAVMAIVYTAFHIFVMNLYPLEPWTYRMLHVCGGLLLAFLVYSSSDVVAEAPADDRRNPLEWPLLAIGVGGIGYGAAMIAYAWAGWWTAGIALPPSFVFSTFGIPLLAGTVASVLSAWFFPLRDAERAPWHDYMLGVASLAVLGYILFNVTALRLRAGTALAQPGDFYAALVGVILILEVTRRVAGLALVAIAGIFILYSFAGPYLPGFLTHRGYDAQRFFTYIFTDQGVLGDPIAVSSTYIILFITFAAFLQASRVGDYFVNFAFAAAGRARGGPAKVAVFASGLMGMINGTSAGNVVSTGSLTIPLMKKVGYPARSAGAIEAAASSGGQIMPPIMGAGAFIMAEVTGIPYTDIVIAAIIPSILYFASVYFMVDLQATRLGMKGLPREELPIFKELLKQVYLFIPIIILVYALFAGYSVIRAGTLAMIAAAVVSWLTPDRMGPTALARALDMAARMSLQLVAVCACAGIIVGVIALTGVGARFSSLLLAIAAQNQLLALFFAMCIAIILGMGMPTTAAYAVAAAVVAPGLTALGIPVLTAHFFVFYFAVMSAITPPVALAAYAGAALSGADPMRTSVESFKFGLAAFVVPFMFFYSQALLMQGEWLEILHVFVTASLGIYLLAAAVQAWFFGPLNVVLRIVLLIGALGMIKGGWLTDFGGLAVGLAVFLYQKRFASPGMIARGAD, from the coding sequence TGCGGCGGACTGCTCCTGGCCTTCCTCGTCTATTCCTCGAGCGATGTCGTTGCCGAGGCGCCGGCAGATGACCGTCGCAATCCGCTCGAATGGCCGCTCCTGGCAATCGGCGTTGGCGGGATCGGCTATGGGGCCGCCATGATCGCCTATGCCTGGGCCGGATGGTGGACAGCCGGCATCGCCCTGCCGCCAAGTTTTGTCTTTTCCACCTTCGGAATCCCGCTCCTTGCGGGAACTGTCGCATCGGTGCTTTCGGCCTGGTTCTTTCCACTGCGGGATGCGGAGCGCGCGCCGTGGCACGATTACATGCTGGGTGTGGCCTCGCTCGCCGTGCTCGGCTACATCCTGTTCAACGTCACCGCCCTGCGGCTTCGGGCGGGAACCGCGCTGGCGCAACCCGGCGACTTCTATGCAGCGCTGGTCGGTGTCATCCTGATCCTCGAAGTAACGAGGCGCGTGGCTGGGCTGGCGCTGGTCGCCATTGCCGGCATCTTCATCCTCTATTCCTTCGCCGGGCCTTACCTGCCGGGCTTCCTCACCCATCGCGGCTATGACGCGCAGCGGTTCTTCACCTACATCTTTACCGATCAGGGAGTCCTGGGCGATCCGATCGCGGTGTCTTCGACCTACATCATCCTTTTCATCACCTTCGCCGCTTTCCTGCAGGCTTCGCGCGTCGGCGACTACTTCGTCAACTTCGCCTTCGCCGCGGCGGGCCGGGCGCGCGGTGGACCCGCAAAAGTAGCCGTCTTCGCCTCCGGCCTGATGGGCATGATCAACGGCACTTCGGCCGGCAACGTGGTCTCCACCGGCTCGCTCACGATCCCTCTGATGAAGAAGGTCGGCTATCCCGCCCGCAGCGCCGGCGCCATCGAGGCCGCCGCCTCCTCCGGCGGGCAGATCATGCCGCCGATCATGGGGGCAGGCGCCTTCATCATGGCCGAGGTGACCGGCATCCCCTACACCGATATCGTGATCGCGGCGATCATCCCCTCGATCCTCTATTTCGCTTCGGTCTATTTCATGGTCGACCTGCAGGCGACCAGGCTCGGCATGAAGGGGCTGCCGAGGGAGGAATTGCCGATTTTCAAGGAACTGCTCAAGCAGGTCTATCTCTTCATCCCCATCATCATCCTCGTCTACGCCCTCTTTGCCGGCTATTCGGTGATCCGCGCCGGCACGCTCGCGATGATCGCCGCGGCGGTGGTGAGCTGGCTCACGCCGGACCGCATGGGCCCCACTGCTCTCGCCAGGGCACTGGACATGGCCGCACGCATGTCGCTGCAGCTCGTCGCCGTCTGCGCTTGCGCCGGCATCATCGTCGGCGTCATCGCGCTCACCGGTGTCGGAGCGCGCTTTTCCAGCCTCCTGCTCGCAATCGCCGCTCAGAACCAGCTTCTGGCGCTCTTTTTCGCCATGTGTATCGCCATCATTCTCGGCATGGGCATGCCGACGACGGCTGCCTACGCCGTGGCGGCCGCGGTGGTCGCGCCGGGACTGACCGCACTCGGCATCCCGGTGCTGACGGCGCATTTCTTCGTCTTTTACTTCGCGGTGATGTCGGCGATCACGCCGCCGGTGGCGCTTGCAGCCTATGCCGGCGCGGCCCTTTCAGGTGCTGATCCCATGCGCACTTCGGTCGAGAGCTTCAAGTTCGGCCTCGCCGCCTTCGTCGTCCCGTTCATGTTCTTCTACTCGCAGGCCTTGCTAATGCAGGGCGAATGGCTGGAGATCCTGCACGTCTTCGTGACCGCGAGCCTCGGCATCTACTTGCTGGCCGCCGCTGTGCAGGCGTGGTTCTTCGGACCGCTCAACGTGGTGCTGCGGATCGTCCTGCTCATCGGTGCTCTGGGCATGATCAAGGGCGGCTGGCTGACCGATTTCGGGGGCCTCGCCGTCGGGCTCGCGGTCTTTCTTTACCAGAAGCGCTTCGCCAGTCCGGGCATGATCGCACGCGGGGCCGACTGA
- a CDS encoding thioredoxin family protein — protein MNHPIVSREEWLTARKALFAKERAITHELDALRAERRQLPWVRIEKPYVFEGPDGECTLGDLFGGHSQLAIYHFMLTPGSDHLCPGCSYTADHVDAARQHFEHADLAFAAVSRAPIQRIDEVKKRMAWTFPWVSSGDSDFNYDFGVSFTEEDRTAGRATYNFGLTPIRKSPDMFGVSIFVKDEDGDIFHSYSTYHRGTELLMGAFNWLDLTPKGRNEGDGTMSWVRLHDEY, from the coding sequence ATGAACCATCCGATCGTTTCGCGGGAAGAGTGGCTGACCGCCCGCAAGGCGCTGTTCGCCAAGGAGCGCGCCATCACCCACGAGCTCGACGCGCTGCGCGCCGAGCGCCGGCAGCTGCCCTGGGTGAGGATCGAGAAGCCCTACGTCTTCGAAGGGCCCGACGGCGAATGCACGCTGGGCGACCTGTTCGGCGGCCACAGTCAGCTTGCCATCTATCATTTCATGCTGACGCCGGGTTCGGACCATCTCTGCCCTGGCTGTTCGTACACCGCCGACCATGTCGACGCGGCACGCCAGCATTTCGAGCATGCGGACCTGGCCTTCGCCGCGGTGTCGCGCGCGCCGATCCAGCGGATCGATGAGGTCAAGAAACGGATGGCCTGGACCTTCCCCTGGGTTTCCTCGGGCGACAGCGACTTCAACTACGATTTCGGCGTGTCGTTCACGGAGGAGGATCGCACCGCCGGCCGTGCGACCTACAATTTCGGTCTCACGCCCATCCGCAAGAGCCCGGACATGTTCGGCGTCAGCATTTTCGTGAAGGACGAGGACGGCGACATTTTCCACAGCTATTCGACCTATCACCGCGGCACCGAGCTGCTGATGGGCGCCTTCAACTGGCTTGACCTGACCCCCAAGGGCCGCAACGAAGGTGATGGCACCATGAGCTGGGTCCGACTGCACGATGAATATTGA